The DNA segment cGTACTCTGAGTCTCATTCATTGTTAAGCTAGTCGGGGATAAGCTTAAATTGGTGGTACCACAGGAAGATCAGACATTTAAGGTCCGGGTATGTATGTAAGTGAAGCTCCTTTGGTACCTTTGTTGCATCCTGAGGCAGCTAGAGTTAGAGGGAGTTAAGAACTGCCTGGTGTGGGGTAGAAACACTGGCCAGTGAGCAACAGACAGCAGACAGTGAAGGTTAAAAGCTAAGGGCACTCAAACCTGGGTTTTCTttggctgagaaccactgagtcatctctccagcccctttttgtTTCTTAACATTGATCCTGTGTCAtctggagagaagaaggaggggtgGGCTGAGAAGGtctaaaataaatttctaaaataaattaaatctcaGTATGTGGACCCATATCTCTGGAGTTTCTGGAGTTCATACTCAGAGAAACAAAGCAAGCCAGATGTTTCAGGTCTGTCTGCACAGCTGTGTCTGCTCTGCCCTTGCAAATCTTTTCCTCCATAAGCATCTTGAAACCATGACAGTAAATGTGATCATTTGGGAACCAAGTCTGGATTGAACTTGGTTGAACCAAGCCTGGTTGGCAGGCTTGAGTGttaagcacctttacctgctgagccactggTCACTATCTTTAAACAGACAAGTTATTGAGGCTTGGTCTATTGCTGTGTGTTGTAATGCTGAATTCTGTACCCACGAATGAATTCACAGATTTACCAGACTCtgtagtgggggggggggcaaacctTGCGCCTTAATTAAAATCATTGATTTAATTTCAAACTATGTAGTGTAATGCTAAATACTAGTTCTGGTTGCCTCAGGGATGAGGAGGTCCTCACATACACTAAGTGACACTGTATAATCTTGCCCgtcaagttatccctgattggtcaataaagatgcctacagctgggcagaagagagatggGTAGAGTTTTAGTTACCGGGCTTGGggtctgagacaggagaatcaagaaagaaaaggaagagaaggggaaagacataatggggtaggtgagtcatgaaaacatggccttAAGGACTGGCCTGTTAGAGTTGAGAGTGACCCAGATGGCAAGTTATAACTCGGGGTTATTGATAGGGAGGTAGATGCTAGTGGCTTAGAAGGTAGATCTCTGCCCAGATCTAGGGTTTTAAAAAGCTTACCATAAAAATAAAGGCTTTGTGGCTTTTATCTGGGAACCGAATGGTCTAAGACGGAGAAGAAAGCCCCATGAATGAAGTAATTCCTACAGCAGTAGCATAGATTACCTGGTCGGTGTTGTACAATCATTATCAGGGTATGTTTACAGGTTTTTATCATCACACTAATAAAAATTCTGAACATTCTAACTCCACATTCTCctactttctgtctctgactctgcctaCTCTAGACACTTAGTGTAGCAGGCCACGGTGACTCATGCCTTTAGTCTCAACACGGGATATAAAGCAGGGGAAGACCAGgtaaaggccattctctgctacccggcaggttcaagaccagtctgagcAGTCTATGTcaagcaaacaaagcaaaacaaactagATATTTAGTAGAATTATTTAACAGTACTGCTTTTATGTCTGACTTATTATTAAGATGGTTTCAAGTTATAACAGTCATCAGACTTGCAttcttgcgtgtgtgtgtgtgtgtgtgtgtgtgtgtgtgtgtgtgtgtgtgtgtgtgtgcgtgtgtgtatttcATGTGGGTAAATGTATTCGAACCTCAATGCGTGCCCATGCACTTGGAGGCCAGAAAACAACCTCATGCATTATTCTCAGGAATACGTCAGCCTTATTTTCTGAGGCAGAaggtctcactggcctggagctttcCAAGTAATTGGGACTTGCTGACTGTTgagctccccagtgctgggattgaaagcatgTGTTACCGCAGCAAGTCGTTGTTCTTACTGtcagtttgtttttggttttttttttttttcttttttttcggagctggggactgaacccagggccttttgcttgctaagcaagcgctctaccactgagctaaatccccaaccccgtcagtTTGGTTTTTAATGTGTGTTCTGAAGACTCGGGTCCTTATGTTTCCACTGTAAGCATATAACTGAGCCATTCTCTCCAGCtctgattcttcttcttcttcttttttttttttttaaggagaagACTTTGCAGTCCAggttctttatttcctttgtatacATTAGGCCATGAATTCGTATGGaatgggctccagcagctcaggctcctttccgttagtcctcacaaagtgggcttctctgggtggcgcaggctggcgcttcagctgaacccaggtgcccttctctttggcttcctttttcttctgatcgttctccttcacccgcttcaggaagctgtctctgctctttgagtgcttgatgtgctcaatctgcacattgatcctcttggccagaatcttgcctttaacttgcttgtttacaatgatgcccacggcatgctgggtgacattgtagactcttccggttttgccatggtaacacttatggggcattcctttttgaacagtgcccattcccttgatgtctacaatatcacccttcttgtagattagcatgtatgtggccaaaggaacgactccatgtttcctaaaaggtctagagaacatataccgagtacccctcctctttccttttgtgttcgtCATTTCGGCGAGTTATTGGAAGATGGCTGCCCCGGCGGAAAGGCTCTGATTCTTCTTTAAGGCTTACtaatattctactgtgtataCATACCATGCATCTGTTTACCCATTCCAATGTTGGTGAACATCTAGGTTATTCTACCTTTTGGCAAGTGAGACTGTCATTGctataagcaaaaaaaaaaaaaaaaaaaaaaaaaaaaaatgcaatgatCTGTTTGCACCCCTACTTTCAGTTGTCCGGGGGATGTACTCAGAAGCTGGGGCATATGGTAATTTCATATGTAACTTTTTGAAGAACTGCCAAAATATTTTCCGTGCATGTGCACCCACTTTCTCACCACACAGGCTGTGCAGGAGGGTCCCAGgctctccacatcctggccagtgCCAGTTATTTCCcatgtttgaaaaaaatattatagCCATTCTAATGTATGTGAAGGGCTTTGGAAATATTTCGGTGTATCATAAAAATTTACTTTAGaggagctggacatggtggcacatgcagtGGCACGCGACTTTATTCCAAGCATtcaagaggtagaggcaagcagatctctgagttcaaggccagcctgacctatatAATAGGctccaggccttgaactcacatccAACCCCAGCCTGGTTCTATGTGAAAACATACAGCTATGTTTTAAGTGAAAGAAACAAGTAGATTGTCCCTTGCTTTTGCATTCAAAACTCTCTGTTCTGAAGGAATAACAGCCTGAGTGGAGACAGCACAGTCGGACTAGGACTGGAAGAGAGTTTTCCCGGTTTTTGAGATCAGCCAGTTTCCCTGCAGAGAAGAAAAATGGAGCAAAGCTTGCACAGAAGAAGTAGAAACTGTAGAGGAAGTGTGAGCATTTGTCTTATTCTTATCTCCCCACTGAAAGAAAGCAGGgggaacaagccaggaagcagcactcctccatggcttctgtatccttcctgtcctgacttcctttgatggaCTGTGAGAAAAAAGCAGCATTAGCTGAATAAACCCTCTTCTCCCCAGATTTCTTcggccatggtgtttcattgcagccataggaaccctaactaagactagCTGGTACCAGGGTATTAGGGTATTGTTGTGACAGGTCTCAGCATGTTGTTCTGgagaggattgtggaaggactttggaagtTTGGgttagaaaagccattgagtatTGGGAGCTCAGTGAGCTGTtctgtgggagcttggaagaCGAGAATGTTGAGAATAATGAAGACCATGAAGGCCTCGCCTGTGAAGTTTCAgaaggaagattaaagactctgtGGGGCCATTCGTTATTTTGAATTAAGATTCTGTGATTCTGGATAACTGGGGCTGAATAATTATCTGTTATTAACAAGATACCAGTACACTAGGGAAACCTCTTTGCTGGGGTACTCGACGCTGGTCAGCCGGAGctgagaaattagcagtgattaagcaGAGATCAGACTTTCATCTTGAAGTAAAAAGGcgcttaatttattttttttccataggAGCCTACAGTTGAGagactttaatttaaaaaaaaaagatattttggaGCTTTATGAAGAATTTGGATTTTTaagagacttttattttttaaaaattggatattttacttatttacatttcaaatgttatcccctttcccggtttcccctctgcaaaactccgtccctctcccttcccctgcttctctgagggtgcttccccacccacccatccaccgactcccatctccccaccctacCATTCCTCTACCCTggagcatggagccttcacagaaccaagggcctcccctcccattgatgccagatgagtccccttcagtccttcagtcctacccctaactcctccactggggtctctgtgatcagtccgatggttggcttcaagcatccgcatctgtattagtcagaacctctcaggagacatctgtatcaggctcccgtcagcaagcacttcttggcttcagcaatagtgactgggtttggtgactgtatatgggatggatccccaggtggggcagtctctggacggcctttccttcagagagactggtattttaaagaaactgaaCATCTAATATGTTTggatttgtaaagactgtgggactttttttctttttctttttctttttttcaggacTGGGGACCGAACTtagtgccttgtgcttgctaggcaagcgctctaccactgagctaaatccccaaccccagactgtgggacttttaatgttatttatgtcTTAATGTGAGATCTCGGGGATGATGGGAATGTAAATGTTGTGCCTTTATTATTTGTGTCAAGGCGACAAACGGCCGATCATGCTGggtagttttatgttaacttgacacaagctgaagttttctgagaggagggaacctcaatttaaaacaaatgtttccataagatcaggctgtaggcaaccCTGTAgaacattttcctaattagtgagtGATGGAGGAGGGTGTGATACACTGTGAGCGGTGCCACCCCTCGGCCGCtggtcctataagaaagcaggccgagcaagcagtgaggagcaagccaggaagaatcaccctctgtggcttctgcgtCTGCTCCTGCCGGCAGGTCCCCTGCTCAGTGATGCACAGTAGTGTGGAATCATTAGACGAATAAATCCTTCTCGCCCCAAGTGTCTTTGGTTCATGGTGTTTCATCTCAACATTATCAACCCAAAATAAGACTATATAttatagaaactgaagaaaagggggaaattaaGGAAAAGTGAAAGGAATTCCTGAGAGTTGGGGAAAGGTTTCTGAGGGGAGGAAACCATTGTGTGGAGGATATTTTAGGGCAATGGCAGACACTGAGCAAAGGCTGAGATGGTTTCTATGGAGATCGATCAATTCTCTTGGCTGCCATGGGTTGACCCAATGAAGGACCCACATGTTCTATGCCTGTCCCCTAGTCCCGCCCAGGAGATGACCAAGTGCTTTGGTCTCTGTCCATCCCTGACCGTAGTTTTAACCTTGACCATCTGCTGACTGTTACTCACTGGCCAGTGTTTCTACCCCACGACCTTGCAGGTATTGCAAGTGCTGGCTATTACACTAAGTTCTCCGTTCTCACATCTAGGGGACAGTTTGTAGCCGGTAGTTAACTCTACCTCAGACGCCAAGAGCTGGctgaggagtttttttttttttttagttacctCACTTTTGGCTCCTTGTTCATAGGGTGGTCTCCTAAGTGGAAACTTCTTCCTAGAAGCCATCTTTACTTACAATTTAGTCTGCCACAGTTTCCTGAATTAGAATCAGTACTAACATGAAAAGTCATTAGTACCTTAGGCTTATTCCTTGAGAACTTCAGGAGGCCAGCCAGCCTGCTGTAGTTGCTTCAGAGCCCCGTCCCTCTTCCTGTCTAGctctaagccctccccctccattTCATTTCAAACTCTGCTGTTTTAACCCTTAATCTTCTGTTCCCATTCCGACATCTGTGGGGAGCTTGTACTCTAGGCCTGTTCCCTTTACCATGCAGGGAactaactcctctctctctccctccattctgtCCCCAGCACAGTGTCACCATgctcttctgttctttcttcttggtGCTCTTCCCTCACTTACCTTAGCCATTAGGCTTCTCAGTCTCCTCACCTTGCTTAAGGTACCTTCCAAGAAGGTTTCCTCTGATCATCCTCAAGAGCATTGTAGGTGGCCACTTACTCTAAGTCTTCTTTAtccgccttattttttttttcctgtagcaTATACCACTTTCTAACATTCCAAATAAACAAgctgttgtcgtcgtcgtcattatcgtcatcatcgtcatcatcatcgcaGTGCTGGGACgacttgaacccaggacttcatagCTGGTAGACAGGCACtctccactgagctacacccccaactATTATGTTTATTTTCACTGCCTTCCCACAGCTCTTATGGAGGTTCCCCAACAGTAGggagttttctctttttttgatttatttctcaGTATCCACTGGGTAGAAGTGCCCCAGTGTGGAACGGCTCAGGAAGTGTGTGCTGAACTGAGTCAATAAAGCATACGGGTACCTCTGACACCGATATCAAGGCTATTAATATTTAAGTTCCTGGCTTCTCTGTTTGGGTACCCCAAAATTTACATGGTTCCGTCTTTTGTTTTTCCCAAAGAGAGGTCAAGTGTGGAAAAGGTATCAGTGTGCAGCCTCTAAATATGATTATCTTAAACCAAGAAATTGCTTtgctaaataaaacaataaataaaataataaaattaattaattaattaaaaagtaattaattaactaattaacctcagcacttgggaggcagaggcgggctgatctctgtgagttttgaggccagactggtctacatagagagttcaaggaaggggttggggatttagctcagtggtagagcacttgcctagcaagtgcaaggccttgggttcagtcctcaactctggaaaaaaaaaaaaaagagagagagttcaaggacagctagggctatgtagagagaccctgccccctgccacacacacacacacgaaaaaattTTGACCCTGAAACTGTAAGATGGGTTTTTAGCTGCAAGAGGAAGATTATCTTTTTGCAAGTCTGAACGACTTCATGTAGACTTCATGTTGGGGAGACAAGAAATAGAACCGAGTGATCCTTTCAACACTGTGACCAACTTATTCTGCTatgtattgttttttattttgtacaaTATAGTATTTAAAATGTTCCTGGCTTCTAGTTAAAaccaaacaacaatgacaacaacaaaaaggtaaTTTTCAACAGCTGTGTTTTATTGCCTTCTTTGCCAAAGTATACAATAACAAGtcaaggtttttggtttttatatGAATTGataagataaagaaaatgagaagtggaaacaaagtaacaaactgTCCCCAGCTGGAATGTGGATGGCTGGATACTAActcttatttctttaaaaaaaaactttaaatttatGTCATGTGTTTGAGTGTCTTATCTACATGAATGCACGTAtgtgctgccatgtgggtgctgggaattaaacctaggtcctctataagagtaatgggggtggggtggggttggggatttagctcagtggtagagtgcttgcctaggaagcgcaaggccctgggttcggtccccagctccgaaaaaaagaaccaaaaaaaaaagagcaatggggactcttaaccactgatctaaCTCTCTGGCCCCATTAACTGGTCCTTTAAGTTCAATTATGTACTTATATTATATGTGCATTTGATTATATACATTTgtattatatgtacatgtattatatgtatttgtatataaagGCCACAGAGGATgtctggtcctctggaactggagttaccagaGGTGACTGTGAGCTGCCCCACATAGGTGCAGGGAATTGAGTCTTACTCCTCTGAAAGGGTGACAAGTGCTTCTGACTTCCgagccatctccctaaccccagTATCAACTGTCTTAATCGACCTAGGAAAGCACAGACTGGGCCTGGGAGTGGCTCAGTCAGTGCTTGAACACCTGGAGCTCAATTCCCCTACTCACTTAAAAAGTTGGGCACAGAAACAGgtacctacaatcccagcactggggaggcagagacagagggtcACTGAGCCTAGCTAGCTGGCCATTCTAGCCAAATCAGTGCACTCCACGTCCAGTGAGAGAACTTGTGTTCAGTTGAAGAGAATACCTGATGTTGATGTCACGAGCGAGGACAGACGgacacactgtggtggtttgaatatgcgtgGCCCAGGGAGCACTATttggagttgtggccttgttggagtaggtgtggccttgctggaggaagggtgtgtcactgtgggtgtggcctttaagaccctcctcctagctgcctggaagccagtcttctcctagctgtcttcagaacaagagttggaactctcagctcctccaaccCCATGTCTGCCTAGAAGCTGCCTtgcccaccttgatgataatggactgaacctctgaacccgtaagccaaccccaattaatgtcattcttataagagttgctttggtgaCGTgagcacgcgcgcgcacgcacacacacacacacacacacacacacagacatacacagacatacacagacacacacatttaagACAGCAGTGGAAAGAATAGAGTTGGCATGATATGTATTACTAAACACACTAAGCTCATATTAAGACCTCACTAAgctcataaaaaaacaaaacaaaacaaaacagagggaCTGGTGACAATATGTATCTTGGAACTGGGAAAAGAAGGGTCAGCAGAAAAAAATAGTAGGCAATCTGATGCCCACCACCTCCTGTCCTGCCAGGCAGTTCTTGTTTAGATATGTAGTACACCGGGTCCCAGAGACACTGGGTTAAGTGCTGAGGACTCGCACTGAGATATTCCACTCCTGAAACCTTCCTGTCTCAGCTCCTAAAATGATGACAGCCAGACCTGCATGCTTCACGAAGACGCTTCTTGATGGAGGCTGAGCAGCCtataagaactcaagaaagtgaTGTCAAGGCTTCCCACCTTCATCAGCATGTGGACCCTAGAGACATCTTAGTAGTACATGGGAGGGCTTAGCCAAGCACATGCAATGAAGGGTTCCAGGATgtaagaagcaaacaaaacaacaccacacacacacacacacacacacacacacacacacacacacacacacacacacaaagagacagagggagagagagagagagagagagagagagagagagagagagcagaagcaAAGGTAAGAAGTCTGtatcccggggttggggatttagctcagtggtagagcgcttgcctaggaagcgcaaggccctgggttcggtccccagctccgaaaaaaagaaccaaaaaaaaaaaaagaagtctgtatCCCAAGAGAGAAGATAGCAAGCAAAAATTACTCATACATTCTGGCtgagttttatgtcaacttgacacacacaagctagagttatcagagaggagggagttTCCATTGAGAAATGCCTCTGAAAGATTGGACTGTGcgcatttttcttttccttttccttctttcttttctcttctttctttctttctttctttctttctttctttctttctttcttaagatgGGATTTCTCTGTAGAGCTCTGACTTGTCTTGGActtctcagagatcctcctgcctctgtggaccaccacacccagatgggcattttcttaactagtgattgatgtggaaggacccagcccagtgtgggggccacccctaggctggtggtcctggattctataggAACACAAGCTGGGCAAGCTGTGGCaaacaagctagtaagcagcagcACTCTTTCACGGTCTCAGCATCAGCTCTGGCCTCCAGGCTCtggccctgtttgaattcctgtcctgatttccttcaatgaCGGACTATTGTGTGTGAGCCAAATacaaccctttcttccccagcttgcttttggtcatggtgtttcatcacagcaacagtgacGCAAAGTAAGACACTCAGAGACATTTCTTCAACTGAAGAAGacaaaggagaagaaggaagacgaGGAGGAGAAGTTGTTTTTATAAGGAAACACTTAAACTTAGGGCGCACAGGTGTTCTTGGAACTTAAAATATGATCACAGAGGCCTGGAGATGTCACTCGGTTAGTTGTACCAGGGttttgtgcttactaggcaagcattctttCAATTGAGCATCCTTCCCACCTCACAAAAGGTgtaaataacattttcttttttttttttctttttttcagagctggggaccgaacccagggccttgcgcttcttaggcaagtgctctaccactgagctaaatccccaacccctaaataacATTTTCTTAAAGTTACTTGTGGAGTCTAAACATTAACAATTCTACTAACAGAGTTCCTTCTAAGAAGTTTGATGTCTTTGGGACTAATCCTTTCTTATttccttggtttgttttgttttgaacagggtctccctatgtagtcaTGGCCGATCTGGAACTCCCTACATAGACCAgacctggctttgaactcacagagatcttctagCCTCTTGTGTGGTGAGATGGAAGATGTACTATGtcgtggctattcctggttgtcacctTGACCATATCTgggatgaactacaatccagaattggaaggctcacctgtgatcctgatcttggggctgggagatacaagtttctgacctggatcttggcatggagatcttaaGGCAAAATGGctgtgaatcccaggagactaagttCCCCCAGATCCAGGcacggtggtacacacctttaatctgggactcACCTtttgctggagacctacataaggacattggaagaagaaaaagtCATCTTCTTTGTCTGCTtgtcttgtgggactgagcaactgctggattcttggacttccattcacagctgctgctgaccattgctGCAGAGTTGGACTACAGTCtgtacattttcaacaaattcccttactatataaagactacccataagttctgtactctagagaaccctgactaatacatgcTCTACCTTGCTTTGCCTTTTTggaattatatttgaaaatgtcATTCCTCCCAGCCTGgtcctttctttattcctttttccTTTAGACGTTAGTTCTCTTCATCTTTGTGGAGAATGTCTTAAACTTTGAAATCTTCAAACTCTAGTGAGGATCTGGGAGTGTGATTCAGTGGCTAGAGTGCTTGCCTCTTATGCTTGAAACCataggttcagttcccaagatGCTGTAAACCAActgtggtagcacaggccttcAATTCTAGTTCTGGAGAAGCAGAAGTAAGATCAGAAATTCACAGTGATCTTTAGCAATGTAGGGAGTTCAAAGCCCATTACTATCTGAACACTGGAGAGGAAGCTATACTTCTAAACCAAAATGTATCCATTTTACTTCCCTGCCTAAAGATGCCTGGTGATTCATTGTTACCCAGATTGCAGTGTTTGCATTTTGCAacagtggtctctctctctctctctctctctctctctctctctctctctctctctctctctctcccttccttccttccttcctttcttttttttttttttctttcagagctgaggactgaacccaggaccttgtacttgctaggcaagcgctctaccacccaaccccttctttctttctttctttttgtatccTGGTCCGACAGTATTAAATACACTGACCTAGTCACTACCTAACCACATAGCAGGAACAAATCACCTCCCTCTGCTCTCCACACTTGTTATCAACACTGACAGGTCCTTTGTACCCTGAATTACTCAGGGTGTGTTCTGCCCCGGGTTGCTAGGTAACTCAAGGTCATGCTTGTTGTGTATTCATTCTTACTAGcttaatttttatcttctttcatttttttggattgaagcaagtttgaggccatctgaTGAGTTCCAAGCCAAGGCTACCCAAGGATACATAATCCGTGAagctgtgtctcaaaaaaaaaaaaaaaaaaaaagaatttaggtTTGCTAGGCAAAATGAGAAATGCCTGTAATTCCTTGGAAGGTAGAATCAGGAGTTCAGAGgtatccttagctacatagcaaatCTGAAGTTGGTAGGGGTTACATAGAGTCTGTCTAAAACGAAAACACAACtgaacaaaaattaattttatctaaaaattttaaaattaatgattaATTATAGCCAGGggtggtaatcccagcacttagaaggctaaAGCAGGATTCAGTCAGGGTGGAGGACAGACTGCTCTACATAGACATTTTcagaccaggggctggagagatggtttagtagtTAAGATCACcagctgtggggttggggatttagttcattggtagagagcttgcctagcaagagcaaggccctagcaaggccctgagttccgtccccagctccgaaaaaaagaaaaaaaaaaaaaaaagatcaccagctgctcttccagaggactcagcacccacatcaagtcCCTCACAGCCATCTGGGACTCCAGCTCCTTGGGATCTGatgtctctggcctccatggacacacacctccactcacacacagacacaaacacctacaaataattaaaaatgaatgaaaacaaatctttttttaaattgaaaatgagTTTATTTTTTGATAAGCTTTGACTGGATGATACTTCGTATTTGCCATTTGCCATGGAAAGGTGGCTCAAgactcccctcccctttttattcatcaattattatttttaaatcttaaaaagctCCAGGCCAATTAAGCAACAGAGgaagccctgtctcaagaacAACTTTTATTGAGATGAGGCCTTACTATATATCcccagctagcctggaacttgctaggtagaccaggttggccttgaactcagagaaattTGCCTGACTCTTCTTCTTGggtgctgatattaaaggtgGTGCCACCACACCATTAATAATTTAtgagactgggctggagagatggctcagcagttatgagcactgaccgctcttccagaggtcctgagttcaaatcccagaacccacacggtggctcacagccatctgtactgagatctgataccctcttctggtgtgtctgaaaatagctacagtgtacttatatacaataaaataaatcttggggttggggatttagctcagtggtagagcgcttgcctagcaagcgcaaggccctgggttcggtccccagctccgaaaaaaaaaatttaaaaaaattaaaaaaagaaattaaataaatcttaaaaaaataatttatgagaCTACATAATTCTATATAAATTCGAACATTAAATGGCACATGACTGAATAGATGAAGGCATGTTTGTTTACAGAAGGAGAATTGATACTTTAAAGGGAATGAATACACACT comes from the Rattus norvegicus strain BN/NHsdMcwi chromosome 10, GRCr8, whole genome shotgun sequence genome and includes:
- the LOC134480843 gene encoding large ribosomal subunit protein eL21-like, with amino-acid sequence MTNTKGKRRGTRYMFSRPFRKHGVVPLATYMLIYKKGDIVDIKGMGTVQKGMPHKCYHGKTGRVYNVTQHAVGIIVNKQVKGKILAKRINVQIEHIKHSKSRDSFLKRVKENDQKKKEAKEKGTWVQLKRQPAPPREAHFVRTNGKEPELLEPIPYEFMA